From Lolium perenne isolate Kyuss_39 chromosome 5, Kyuss_2.0, whole genome shotgun sequence, a single genomic window includes:
- the LOC127301317 gene encoding uncharacterized protein isoform X1, whose amino-acid sequence MESASDPEAEENPDVWELFRHYDGLYFRGALDDAAFAVEWTSPRTKTCSGFGSCSFGSKTITLYQPMLQHRTKDDLKNALLHLMIHAIVFMKHGMAKLSMHGPVFRDWMDAINACSIEDYMRPEGGYCITTTHDFSPEELPSIQGNLWKCESCAVTLLRATKLGPPSDSCCIENVSKHATCGNMLCYWHNHKMNCGGTYVVPKRGQKMVPKGYAVGCKQGLLTETSKSQDAVEESYSDEVQENSTVPKPIVPAIPRRKASKSNMPEDFQKAIVPATPWRKLKQEFVASEKYELFSIGSCKNEKSLGSCSSKKPEDFQKKIVSSASPLSKLKRKQTSIASEKHEIRSVESFYNAKSSRSGTSTKASRWHKPEHVQKSNVQPAASQKKLKLEEDMTFSLGSYKNAKPPGGSTSRKANTWHKPEGVEKSSIALPSPSKKLKLEQDFVEKHEDTKPLGSSTRNKEGKLHKPEGIQKGSVLPATAPRKLKQNLVASEKNELSSCVGRSNANVLDNVFSKQAHKQREPEVTRKPITQRAAPQSIPKQQNITNSSDKAGKQHSLQDFQRAISQSKLKQSNHVAPERQKTRSVAPERQQTRSVARERKRRRSVGPGKKKEYACVSVWANIYESECSSGSAEPLVNKRTERRKRERERAVQITYSRSRKRSASGMGSVKAEPAEEEVSSEQAKPPPRSQCLEFILIGTAHKVVTQDPRDQSRRPAPRMGIVAPPADQVKTQTPRGQSQPPTQTLRDQSQRPAPSMDIVGVSPIGQMTTRIPRGQFQPPAQCMDIVIPPADLAATQAHADPSVPLSSTCMDIAAVPSADQVMTRAPVHLSQPPAASAIATDSPDVIDISDDD is encoded by the exons ATGGAATCGGCGTCGGATCCGGAGGCGGAGGAGAACCCGGACGTGTGGGAGCTGTTCCGGCACTACGACGGGCTCTACTTCCGCGGCGCGCTCGACGACGCCGCATTCGCCGTCGAGTGGACCTCCCCGCGCACGAAGACTTGCAG TGGTTTCGGATCCTGTTCATTTGGAAGCAAAACCATAACACTCTATCAACCAATGCTGCAACATCGCACAAAGGATGATCTGAAGAACGCCCTTCTGCATCTGATGATTCATGCAATCGTATTTATGAAGCATGGTATGGCGAAACTCAG TATGCATGGTCCTGTTTTCCGTGATTGGATGGATGCTATCAACGCTTGCTCCATTGAAGATTATATG AGACCAGAAGGTGGCTATTGTATCACCACCACCCATGATTTCAGTCCGGAAGAACTCCCGAGTATCCAGGGAAATCTGTGGAAG TGTGAATCGTGTGCCGTTACACTTTTGAGAGCCACGAAGCTGGGCCCTCCATCTGATTCCTGCTGTATTGAGAATGTTAGCAAACATGCTACCTGTGGCAACATGCTTTGCTACTGGCACAA CCACAAGATGAATTGTGGTGGTACATATGTGGTGCCAAAACGAGGTCAAAAGATGGTTCCGAAAGGTTATGCTGTTGGTT GTAAACAGGGGCTTCTCACTGAAACATCCAAGTCACAAGATGCTGTAGAAGAATCATATTCAGATGAAGTTCAGGAGAATTCTACTGTGCCAAAACCAATTGTGCCTGCTATCCCTCGGAGAAAGGCAAGCAAGAGTAATATGCCTGAAGACTTTCAGAAAGCAATTGTACCTGCAACCCCTTGGAGAAAATTAAAGCAGGAGTTTGTTGCATCGGAGAAGTATGAGCTTTTCTCTATAGGAAGTTGCAAAAATGAAAAATCACTTGGTAGTTGCTCCTCAAAGAAGCCAGAGGACTTCCAGAAAAAAATTGTTTCGTCTGCTTCTCCTCTGAGCAAACTGAAGCGGAAGCAAACATCTATTGCATCGGAGAAGCATGAAATTAGATCTGTAGAGAGTTTCTACAATGCAAAATCGTCGAGAAGTGGCACCTCCACGAAGGCAAGTAGGTGGCATAAGCCAGAGCACGTTCAGAAATCCAATGTCCAGCCTGCTGCATCTCAGAAAAAACTGAAGCTAGAGGAAGACATGACTTTCTCTCTAGGGAGTTATAAAAATGCAAAACCACCAGGAGGCAGCACATCCAGGAAAGCAAACACGTGGCACAAGCCCGAGGGTGTTGAGAAATCCAGTATCGCGCTTCCTTCTCCCTCAAAAAAACTGAAGCTTGAGCAAGACTTCGTTGAGAAACATGAAGATACAAAACCACTTGGAAGCAGCACCAGAAACAAAGAAGGCAAACTTCACAAGCCTGAAGGCATTCAGAAAGGCAGTGTTCTACCTGCTACCGCTCCCAGAAAACTGAAACAAAACTTGGTTGCGTCGGAGAAGAATGAACTTTCCTCTTGTGTGGGTCGCAGCAATGCAAATGTACTGGACAATGTCTTCTCAAAGCAGGCACACAAGCAGCGTGAGCCTGAAGTGACTCGGAAACCCATCACGCAGCGTGCTGCCCCTCAAAGTATACCCAAGCAGCAAAACATAACCAACTCCTCAGACAAGGCAGGGAAGCAGCATagtcttcaagattttcagcgtgCTATTTCTCAAAGTAAACTGAAGCAATCAAACCATGTTGCACCTGAGAGGCAAAAGACAAGAAGCGTTGCGCCTGAGAGGCAACAGACAAGAAGCGTTGCACgtgagaggaaaaggaggagaagCGTTGGACCGGGAAAGAAAAAGGAGTATGCTTGCGTTAGTGTGTGGGCTAACATCTACGAATCAGAATGTTCAAGTGGATCAGCTGAGCCACTTGTAAACAAAAGAACAGAGCGGAGGAAACGAGAGAGAGAACGAGCAGTTCAGATAACCTATTCTCGGTCGAGGAAGCGAAGTGCCAGCGGAATGGGCTCCGTCAAGGCCGAACCTGCGGAGGAAGAAGTCTCATCTGAACAAGCCAAGCCACCACCTCGATCTCAATGCTTGGAGTTCATTCTTATCGGTACTGCCCACAAGGTGGTGACTCAAGACCCTAGAGATCAGTCCCGGCGACCAGCTCCACGCATGGGCATTGTTGCCCCTCCTGCAGATCAGGTGAAGACTCAAACCCCTAGAGGTCAGTCCCAGCCACCAACTCAAACTCTTAGAGATCAATCCCAGCGACCAGCTCCAAGCATGGATATTGTTGGTGTCTCTCCTATAGGCCAGATGACGACTCGAATCCCTAGAGGTCAGTTCCAGCCACCAGCTCAATGCATGGACATTGTCATCCCTCCTGCGGACCTGGCGGCAACTCAAGCCCACGCAGATCCGTCCGTTCCACTTTCATCTACGTGCATGGACATTGCTGCAGTCCCCTCTGCTGACCAGGTGATGACTCGAGCCCCTGTACATCTGTCACAACCACCAGCAGCAAGCGCCATCGCCACTGATAGCCCTGACGTGATAGACATATCTGATGATGACTGA
- the LOC127301317 gene encoding uncharacterized protein isoform X2: MESASDPEAEENPDVWELFRHYDGLYFRGALDDAAFAVEWTSPRTKTCSGFGSCSFGSKTITLYQPMLQHRTKDDLKNALLHLMIHAIVFMKHGMAKLSMHGPVFRDWMDAINACSIEDYMRPEGGYCITTTHDFSPEELPSIQGNLWKCESCAVTLLRATKLGPPSDSCCIENVSKHATCGNMLCYWHNHKMNCGGTYVVPKRGQKMVPKGYAVGCKQGLLTETSKSQDAVEESYSDEVQENSTVPKPIVPAIPRRKASKSNMPEDFQKAIVPATPWRKLKQEFVASEKYELFSIGSCKNEKSLGSCSSKKPEDFQKKIVSSASPLSKLKRKQTSIASEKHEIRSVESFYNAKSSRSGTSTKASRWHKPEHVQKSNVQPAASQKKLKLEEDMTFSLGSYKNAKPPGGSTSRKANTWHKPEGVEKSSIALPSPSKKLKLEQDFVEKHEDTKPLGSSTRNKEGKLHKPEGIQKGSVLPATAPRKLKQNLVASEKNELSSCVGRSNANVLDNVFSKQAHKQREPEVTRKPITQRAAPQSIPKQQNITNSSDKAGKQHSLQDFQRAISQSKLKQSNHVAPERQKTRSVAPERQQTRSVARERKRRRSVGPGKKKEYACVSVWANIYESECSSGSAEPLVNKRTERRKRERERAVQITYSRSRKRSASGMGSVKAEPAEEEVSSEQAKPPPRSQCLEFILIGTAHKVVTQDPRDQSRRPAPRMGIVAPPADQVKTQTPRGQMTTRIPRGQFQPPAQCMDIVIPPADLAATQAHADPSVPLSSTCMDIAAVPSADQVMTRAPVHLSQPPAASAIATDSPDVIDISDDD, from the exons ATGGAATCGGCGTCGGATCCGGAGGCGGAGGAGAACCCGGACGTGTGGGAGCTGTTCCGGCACTACGACGGGCTCTACTTCCGCGGCGCGCTCGACGACGCCGCATTCGCCGTCGAGTGGACCTCCCCGCGCACGAAGACTTGCAG TGGTTTCGGATCCTGTTCATTTGGAAGCAAAACCATAACACTCTATCAACCAATGCTGCAACATCGCACAAAGGATGATCTGAAGAACGCCCTTCTGCATCTGATGATTCATGCAATCGTATTTATGAAGCATGGTATGGCGAAACTCAG TATGCATGGTCCTGTTTTCCGTGATTGGATGGATGCTATCAACGCTTGCTCCATTGAAGATTATATG AGACCAGAAGGTGGCTATTGTATCACCACCACCCATGATTTCAGTCCGGAAGAACTCCCGAGTATCCAGGGAAATCTGTGGAAG TGTGAATCGTGTGCCGTTACACTTTTGAGAGCCACGAAGCTGGGCCCTCCATCTGATTCCTGCTGTATTGAGAATGTTAGCAAACATGCTACCTGTGGCAACATGCTTTGCTACTGGCACAA CCACAAGATGAATTGTGGTGGTACATATGTGGTGCCAAAACGAGGTCAAAAGATGGTTCCGAAAGGTTATGCTGTTGGTT GTAAACAGGGGCTTCTCACTGAAACATCCAAGTCACAAGATGCTGTAGAAGAATCATATTCAGATGAAGTTCAGGAGAATTCTACTGTGCCAAAACCAATTGTGCCTGCTATCCCTCGGAGAAAGGCAAGCAAGAGTAATATGCCTGAAGACTTTCAGAAAGCAATTGTACCTGCAACCCCTTGGAGAAAATTAAAGCAGGAGTTTGTTGCATCGGAGAAGTATGAGCTTTTCTCTATAGGAAGTTGCAAAAATGAAAAATCACTTGGTAGTTGCTCCTCAAAGAAGCCAGAGGACTTCCAGAAAAAAATTGTTTCGTCTGCTTCTCCTCTGAGCAAACTGAAGCGGAAGCAAACATCTATTGCATCGGAGAAGCATGAAATTAGATCTGTAGAGAGTTTCTACAATGCAAAATCGTCGAGAAGTGGCACCTCCACGAAGGCAAGTAGGTGGCATAAGCCAGAGCACGTTCAGAAATCCAATGTCCAGCCTGCTGCATCTCAGAAAAAACTGAAGCTAGAGGAAGACATGACTTTCTCTCTAGGGAGTTATAAAAATGCAAAACCACCAGGAGGCAGCACATCCAGGAAAGCAAACACGTGGCACAAGCCCGAGGGTGTTGAGAAATCCAGTATCGCGCTTCCTTCTCCCTCAAAAAAACTGAAGCTTGAGCAAGACTTCGTTGAGAAACATGAAGATACAAAACCACTTGGAAGCAGCACCAGAAACAAAGAAGGCAAACTTCACAAGCCTGAAGGCATTCAGAAAGGCAGTGTTCTACCTGCTACCGCTCCCAGAAAACTGAAACAAAACTTGGTTGCGTCGGAGAAGAATGAACTTTCCTCTTGTGTGGGTCGCAGCAATGCAAATGTACTGGACAATGTCTTCTCAAAGCAGGCACACAAGCAGCGTGAGCCTGAAGTGACTCGGAAACCCATCACGCAGCGTGCTGCCCCTCAAAGTATACCCAAGCAGCAAAACATAACCAACTCCTCAGACAAGGCAGGGAAGCAGCATagtcttcaagattttcagcgtgCTATTTCTCAAAGTAAACTGAAGCAATCAAACCATGTTGCACCTGAGAGGCAAAAGACAAGAAGCGTTGCGCCTGAGAGGCAACAGACAAGAAGCGTTGCACgtgagaggaaaaggaggagaagCGTTGGACCGGGAAAGAAAAAGGAGTATGCTTGCGTTAGTGTGTGGGCTAACATCTACGAATCAGAATGTTCAAGTGGATCAGCTGAGCCACTTGTAAACAAAAGAACAGAGCGGAGGAAACGAGAGAGAGAACGAGCAGTTCAGATAACCTATTCTCGGTCGAGGAAGCGAAGTGCCAGCGGAATGGGCTCCGTCAAGGCCGAACCTGCGGAGGAAGAAGTCTCATCTGAACAAGCCAAGCCACCACCTCGATCTCAATGCTTGGAGTTCATTCTTATCGGTACTGCCCACAAGGTGGTGACTCAAGACCCTAGAGATCAGTCCCGGCGACCAGCTCCACGCATGGGCATTGTTGCCCCTCCTGCAGATCAGGTGAAGACTCAAACCCCTAGAG GCCAGATGACGACTCGAATCCCTAGAGGTCAGTTCCAGCCACCAGCTCAATGCATGGACATTGTCATCCCTCCTGCGGACCTGGCGGCAACTCAAGCCCACGCAGATCCGTCCGTTCCACTTTCATCTACGTGCATGGACATTGCTGCAGTCCCCTCTGCTGACCAGGTGATGACTCGAGCCCCTGTACATCTGTCACAACCACCAGCAGCAAGCGCCATCGCCACTGATAGCCCTGACGTGATAGACATATCTGATGATGACTGA
- the LOC127301319 gene encoding uncharacterized protein isoform X2, which produces MGLGADPDADEKPDVWQLFRHYDKLYFRGALVNAAFTLEWTSPRTNNINAFGSCSFGKMSKTITLYRTNRTSADVKKALLHLMIHAIIFVKHGMTCLSHGPVFRDWMDAINDCTVEDYLRPKGGYCITTNHDFSPEKLCGIQGNLWKCESCGNTLVRATRLGPPSDSCCIENVSQHATCGNMLCYWHNHKMKCDGKYVVPGKRGQKMVLKVKRETSEVVQESDSDEVQENSTVGKPNAEGKLLSQVGCRNARSQVPRKKILKQKQEVVASEKHELFSMVSCNNAKPLGSCSTKKAEEFSPSKLKRKHTSVASKKHEFISVGSCNNAKSSRSNTSSKADKWQEPEHVQKPSVQPPVSQKKPKLEQDLGVSDKYAVFSPGSYNTTKPPGSNTSRKEDRRHTPEGVEKCSVSVPAPQKKLKLETDLVALQQNKTNCSIKAGKRHTPEGVEKSSVPVAALQKKHKLEPDLVALQQNKTNSAVKAGKRHRHEGVEKSTVLITAPQKAHKQREHEQPQKPIARPTAPQSILKQQTKTNSSTKEGKQIPGYFQRTFVQPAVSHSKLKQPNHAAPGRPKRRSKTSSPARKKEYACVSVWANIYESECSSGSAEPLVNKRTERRKRERERAVQITYSRSRKRSAADEQASSRQTKPPSQGLEFIVIDAANKVVTQGPRDQFKAPVPHKDIVVVPPADQVTTQTLTGRSQPPAQCMDIVIPPADLAMTQTHGNLSIPSRHMDNAAVRPADQVMTRAPVHQSQPPAASAIATSQVVPPHSADPDSSNPCSSPDVIDISDDD; this is translated from the exons ATGGGATTGGGGGCGGATCCGGACGCCGACGAGAAGCCGGACGTGTGGCAGCTCTTCCGGCACTACGACAAGCTCTACTTCCGCGGCGCGCTCGTCAACGCCGCCTTCACCCTCGAATGGACCTCCCCGCGCACCAACAACATCAA TGCTTTCGGATCCTGTTCATTTGGAAAAATGAGCAAAACCATAACACTCTATCGCACAAATCGCACGAGTGCTGATGTGAAGAAAGCCCTGCTGCATCTGATGATTCATGCAATCATATTTGTAAAGCATGGTATGACGTGCCTTAG TCATGGTCCTGTTTTCCGTGATTGGATGGATGCTATCAACGATTGCACCGTTGAGGATTACCTG AGACCAAAAGGTGGTTATTGTATCACCACCAACCATGATTTCAGCCCAGAAAAACTCTGCGGCATCCAGGGCAATCTGTGGAAG TGTGAATCGTGTGGCAATACACTTGTGAGGGCCACGAGGCTGGGCCCTCCATCTGATTCCTGCTGTATCGAGAATGTTAGCCAACATGCAACCTGTGGCAATATGCTTTGCTACTGGCACAA CCACAAGATGAAATGTGATGGTAAATATGTCGTGCCAGGGAAACGAGGTCAAAAGATGGTTCTGAAAG TTAAGCGGGAAACATCCGAAGTTGTACAAGAATCAGACTCAGATGAAGTTCAGGAGAATTCTACTGTGGGAAAACCAAATGCAGAAGGCAAGCTTCTCTCTCAAGTGGGCTGCAGGAATGCAAGATCACAGGTTCCTCGGAAAAAAATATTGAAGCAGAAGCAGGAGGTTGTTGCATCGGAGAAGCACGAGCTCTTCTCTATGGTAAGTTGTAACAATGCAAAACCACTGGGAAGTTGCTCCACGAAGAAAGCAGAGGAGTTCTCTCCGAGCAAACTGAAGCGGAAGCATACATCTGTTGCATCGAAGAAGCATGAGTTTATCTCTGTAGGGAGTTGTAACAACGCAAAATCGTCCAGAAGTAACACCTCCAGCAAGGCAGACAAGTGGCAGGAGCCAGAGCACGTTCAGAAACCAAGTGTGCAGCCCCCAGTATCTCAGAAAAAGCCAAAGCTGGAGCAAGACTTGGGTGTATCGGATAAATATGCAGTTTTCTCTCCAGGGAGTTACAACACTACAAAACCACCAGGAAGCAACACCTCCAGGAAAGAAGACAGGCGGCACACGCCCGAAGGTGTTGAGAAATGTAGTGTCTCAGTTCCTGCCCCACAGAAGAAACTGAAGCTCGAGACAGACTTGGTTGCATTGCAACAAAACAAAACCAACTGCTCAATTAAGGCAGGGAAGCGGCACACGCCCGAGGGTGTTGAGAAATCGAGTGTCCCGGTTGCTGCCCTACAGAAGAAACATAAGCTCGAGCCAGACTTGGTTGCATTGCAACAAAACAAAACCAACTCTGCAGTTAAGGCAGGAAAACGGCACAGGCATGAGGGTGTTGAGAAATCCACTGTCCTGATAACTGCCCCACAGAAGGCACACAAGCAACGTGAGCATGAACAGCCCCAGAAACCAATTGCGCGGCCTACTGCCCCTCAAAGTATACTCAAGCAGCAAACCAAAACCAACTCCTCAACTAAGGAAGGGAAGCAAATTCCTGGATACTTTCAGAGAACATTTGTTCAGCCTGCTGTCTCTCACAGTAAACTGAAGCAACCAAACCATGCTGCGCCGGGGAGGCCAAAGAGGAGAAGCAAAACTAGTAGCCCTGCTAGGAAAAAGGAGTATGCTTGCGTGAGTGTGTGGGCAAACATCTATGAATCAGAATGCTCAAGTGGATCAGCCGAGCCGCTTGTAAACAAAAGAACAGAGCGAAGGAAACGAGAGAGAGAACGTGCAGTTCAGATAACTTATTCGCGGTCAAGGAAGCGAAGTGCGGCCGATGAACAAGCCTCATCTCGACAAACCAAGCCACCATCTCAAGGCTTGGAGTTCATTGTTATCGATGCTGCTAACAAGGTGGTGACTCAAGGCCCTAGAGATCAGTTCAAGGCACCAGTTCCCCACAAGGACATTGTTGTTGTCCCTCCTGCAGACCAGGTGACGACTCAAACCCTTACAGGTCGGTCCCAGCCACCAGCTCAATGCATGGACATTGTTATCCCTCCAGCTGACCTGGCGATGACTCAAACCCACGGAAATCTGTCGATTCCATCTAGGCACATGGACAATGCTGCTGTCCGTCCCGCTGACCAGGTGATGACTCGAGCCCCTGTACATCAGTCACAGCCACCAGCCGCAAGCGCCATCGCCACTTCTCAGGTGGTTCCGCCTCATTCGGCTGATCCAGACAGTTCAAATCCATGCAGTAGCCCTGATGTGATAGACATTTCTGATGATGACTGA
- the LOC127301319 gene encoding uncharacterized protein isoform X1 yields MGLGADPDADEKPDVWQLFRHYDKLYFRGALVNAAFTLEWTSPRTNNINAFGSCSFGKMSKTITLYRTNRTSADVKKALLHLMIHAIIFVKHGMTCLSSHGPVFRDWMDAINDCTVEDYLRPKGGYCITTNHDFSPEKLCGIQGNLWKCESCGNTLVRATRLGPPSDSCCIENVSQHATCGNMLCYWHNHKMKCDGKYVVPGKRGQKMVLKVKRETSEVVQESDSDEVQENSTVGKPNAEGKLLSQVGCRNARSQVPRKKILKQKQEVVASEKHELFSMVSCNNAKPLGSCSTKKAEEFSPSKLKRKHTSVASKKHEFISVGSCNNAKSSRSNTSSKADKWQEPEHVQKPSVQPPVSQKKPKLEQDLGVSDKYAVFSPGSYNTTKPPGSNTSRKEDRRHTPEGVEKCSVSVPAPQKKLKLETDLVALQQNKTNCSIKAGKRHTPEGVEKSSVPVAALQKKHKLEPDLVALQQNKTNSAVKAGKRHRHEGVEKSTVLITAPQKAHKQREHEQPQKPIARPTAPQSILKQQTKTNSSTKEGKQIPGYFQRTFVQPAVSHSKLKQPNHAAPGRPKRRSKTSSPARKKEYACVSVWANIYESECSSGSAEPLVNKRTERRKRERERAVQITYSRSRKRSAADEQASSRQTKPPSQGLEFIVIDAANKVVTQGPRDQFKAPVPHKDIVVVPPADQVTTQTLTGRSQPPAQCMDIVIPPADLAMTQTHGNLSIPSRHMDNAAVRPADQVMTRAPVHQSQPPAASAIATSQVVPPHSADPDSSNPCSSPDVIDISDDD; encoded by the exons ATGGGATTGGGGGCGGATCCGGACGCCGACGAGAAGCCGGACGTGTGGCAGCTCTTCCGGCACTACGACAAGCTCTACTTCCGCGGCGCGCTCGTCAACGCCGCCTTCACCCTCGAATGGACCTCCCCGCGCACCAACAACATCAA TGCTTTCGGATCCTGTTCATTTGGAAAAATGAGCAAAACCATAACACTCTATCGCACAAATCGCACGAGTGCTGATGTGAAGAAAGCCCTGCTGCATCTGATGATTCATGCAATCATATTTGTAAAGCATGGTATGACGTGCCTTAG TAGTCATGGTCCTGTTTTCCGTGATTGGATGGATGCTATCAACGATTGCACCGTTGAGGATTACCTG AGACCAAAAGGTGGTTATTGTATCACCACCAACCATGATTTCAGCCCAGAAAAACTCTGCGGCATCCAGGGCAATCTGTGGAAG TGTGAATCGTGTGGCAATACACTTGTGAGGGCCACGAGGCTGGGCCCTCCATCTGATTCCTGCTGTATCGAGAATGTTAGCCAACATGCAACCTGTGGCAATATGCTTTGCTACTGGCACAA CCACAAGATGAAATGTGATGGTAAATATGTCGTGCCAGGGAAACGAGGTCAAAAGATGGTTCTGAAAG TTAAGCGGGAAACATCCGAAGTTGTACAAGAATCAGACTCAGATGAAGTTCAGGAGAATTCTACTGTGGGAAAACCAAATGCAGAAGGCAAGCTTCTCTCTCAAGTGGGCTGCAGGAATGCAAGATCACAGGTTCCTCGGAAAAAAATATTGAAGCAGAAGCAGGAGGTTGTTGCATCGGAGAAGCACGAGCTCTTCTCTATGGTAAGTTGTAACAATGCAAAACCACTGGGAAGTTGCTCCACGAAGAAAGCAGAGGAGTTCTCTCCGAGCAAACTGAAGCGGAAGCATACATCTGTTGCATCGAAGAAGCATGAGTTTATCTCTGTAGGGAGTTGTAACAACGCAAAATCGTCCAGAAGTAACACCTCCAGCAAGGCAGACAAGTGGCAGGAGCCAGAGCACGTTCAGAAACCAAGTGTGCAGCCCCCAGTATCTCAGAAAAAGCCAAAGCTGGAGCAAGACTTGGGTGTATCGGATAAATATGCAGTTTTCTCTCCAGGGAGTTACAACACTACAAAACCACCAGGAAGCAACACCTCCAGGAAAGAAGACAGGCGGCACACGCCCGAAGGTGTTGAGAAATGTAGTGTCTCAGTTCCTGCCCCACAGAAGAAACTGAAGCTCGAGACAGACTTGGTTGCATTGCAACAAAACAAAACCAACTGCTCAATTAAGGCAGGGAAGCGGCACACGCCCGAGGGTGTTGAGAAATCGAGTGTCCCGGTTGCTGCCCTACAGAAGAAACATAAGCTCGAGCCAGACTTGGTTGCATTGCAACAAAACAAAACCAACTCTGCAGTTAAGGCAGGAAAACGGCACAGGCATGAGGGTGTTGAGAAATCCACTGTCCTGATAACTGCCCCACAGAAGGCACACAAGCAACGTGAGCATGAACAGCCCCAGAAACCAATTGCGCGGCCTACTGCCCCTCAAAGTATACTCAAGCAGCAAACCAAAACCAACTCCTCAACTAAGGAAGGGAAGCAAATTCCTGGATACTTTCAGAGAACATTTGTTCAGCCTGCTGTCTCTCACAGTAAACTGAAGCAACCAAACCATGCTGCGCCGGGGAGGCCAAAGAGGAGAAGCAAAACTAGTAGCCCTGCTAGGAAAAAGGAGTATGCTTGCGTGAGTGTGTGGGCAAACATCTATGAATCAGAATGCTCAAGTGGATCAGCCGAGCCGCTTGTAAACAAAAGAACAGAGCGAAGGAAACGAGAGAGAGAACGTGCAGTTCAGATAACTTATTCGCGGTCAAGGAAGCGAAGTGCGGCCGATGAACAAGCCTCATCTCGACAAACCAAGCCACCATCTCAAGGCTTGGAGTTCATTGTTATCGATGCTGCTAACAAGGTGGTGACTCAAGGCCCTAGAGATCAGTTCAAGGCACCAGTTCCCCACAAGGACATTGTTGTTGTCCCTCCTGCAGACCAGGTGACGACTCAAACCCTTACAGGTCGGTCCCAGCCACCAGCTCAATGCATGGACATTGTTATCCCTCCAGCTGACCTGGCGATGACTCAAACCCACGGAAATCTGTCGATTCCATCTAGGCACATGGACAATGCTGCTGTCCGTCCCGCTGACCAGGTGATGACTCGAGCCCCTGTACATCAGTCACAGCCACCAGCCGCAAGCGCCATCGCCACTTCTCAGGTGGTTCCGCCTCATTCGGCTGATCCAGACAGTTCAAATCCATGCAGTAGCCCTGATGTGATAGACATTTCTGATGATGACTGA